A region from the Malus domestica chromosome 07, GDT2T_hap1 genome encodes:
- the LOC103439397 gene encoding auxin-responsive protein SAUR32 translates to MGSGERSLRNFHLHLPHLHHHHHHGGKKQVIRDVPKGCLAIKVGQGEEQQRFVVPVIYFNHPLFIRLLKEAEEEYGFDQKGTITIPCHVEEFRSVQGMIDREKSLHHHHHHHVGCFRV, encoded by the coding sequence ATGGGTAGCGGAGAGAGAAGTCTGAGAAATTTCCATCTGCACCTGCCGCAtcttcaccaccaccatcatcacgGTGGGAAGAAACAAGTGATTAGAGATGTTCCAAAAGGGTGTTTGGCAATCAAGGTGGGCCAGGGAGAAGAGCAGCAGAGGTTTGTGGTGCCTGTGATTTACTTCAATCACCCACTCTTCATACGGCTCTTGAAGGAAGCGGAGGAAGAGTATGGGTTTGATCAGAAGGGCACCATCACCATCCCTTGCCATGTGGAGGAGTTCAGGTCCGTTCAAGGCATGATTGATAGGGAGAAGTccctccaccaccatcaccaccaccatgtCGGGTGCTTTAGGGTTTGA